One Chroogloeocystis siderophila 5.2 s.c.1 DNA segment encodes these proteins:
- a CDS encoding alpha/beta hydrolase — translation MLNKLSLRWLLSAGLIAALFYIGISVYLFFQQTRFIFFPSPVIQTTPEFFNLRYQEVWLPVTTTAGKTEHIHGWWIPATQSNGRVLLYLHGNGINIGANVAHAHRFHQMGFSVLLIDYRGYGRSEGAFPSEATVYQDAAVAWDYLVNQRRIDPSQIFIYGHSLGGAIAIHLALQQPNAAGLIVESSFTSIRAMIDFQRAYRIFPVDLILRQRFDSISKVPALQIPVLFIHGTADWQVPAQMSEQLYAAAPEPKQLILIPGAGHNNVAEVAGSKYFQVVQNFVRQVSIQQMAER, via the coding sequence ATGCTCAACAAATTATCATTGAGGTGGCTGCTGAGTGCTGGGCTAATTGCTGCACTTTTTTATATCGGGATCAGCGTATATCTGTTTTTCCAGCAAACTCGCTTCATTTTTTTTCCTTCACCCGTTATTCAAACGACACCAGAGTTTTTTAATCTCCGCTACCAGGAAGTATGGCTACCTGTCACTACAACCGCAGGGAAAACTGAACACATTCACGGCTGGTGGATTCCTGCGACTCAATCTAACGGAAGAGTTCTACTCTATCTACACGGCAATGGTATCAATATTGGTGCAAATGTTGCTCACGCCCATCGGTTTCACCAGATGGGTTTTTCAGTACTCCTCATCGATTATCGCGGCTATGGTCGTAGTGAAGGGGCTTTTCCTTCAGAAGCAACTGTTTACCAAGATGCTGCGGTAGCGTGGGATTATCTCGTTAATCAACGACGAATTGATCCGAGTCAGATTTTTATTTATGGGCATTCTTTAGGGGGTGCGATCGCAATTCACTTAGCACTACAACAGCCCAACGCTGCCGGATTAATTGTCGAAAGTTCGTTTACTTCGATTCGTGCCATGATCGATTTCCAACGTGCCTACCGCATCTTTCCCGTTGATTTGATCTTACGTCAACGCTTCGACTCAATTAGTAAAGTACCCGCACTACAAATCCCTGTTCTATTCATTCATGGAACTGCGGATTGGCAAGTTCCCGCGCAAATGAGCGAACAACTCTACGCCGCTGCACCCGAACCGAAGCAATTAATTTTAATTCCTGGTGCGGGACACAATAATGTCGCAGAAGTTGCAGGTTCTAAATATTTTCAAGTCGTGCAAAACTTTGTTCGACAAGTCTCAATTCAACAGATGGCGGAACGCTGA
- a CDS encoding Uma2 family endonuclease produces the protein MQLQLNQLDVKPGQKVLLRNISWSEFEQILDELGNSRASRLAYYKGILEIMVPLAEHERGKEIIGDLVKILLEEQAIEFTPLGSTTFKRRDMASSVEPGACFYIQHEAAIRGKSKIDANFDPPPDLAIEIDITSASEIKKSSYEALGVPELWIYDGRSLQIYLLQNHQYVATNQSQIFPNLPIIEVIPQYVAESKIQGRNAAVKAFRVWVQQL, from the coding sequence ATGCAACTACAACTGAATCAGCTAGATGTGAAGCCAGGGCAAAAAGTCCTACTACGAAATATTAGCTGGAGTGAGTTTGAGCAAATTCTGGATGAGCTAGGTAACTCGCGTGCCTCCCGACTTGCCTACTACAAAGGAATACTAGAGATTATGGTACCACTGGCTGAACATGAAAGAGGAAAGGAAATTATCGGAGATCTAGTAAAAATATTACTTGAAGAACAAGCGATAGAATTTACTCCCCTAGGTTCTACTACCTTTAAACGTCGGGATATGGCAAGTAGTGTAGAACCTGGTGCTTGCTTTTATATTCAACATGAAGCAGCAATTAGAGGTAAAAGTAAAATTGATGCTAACTTCGATCCACCGCCTGACTTAGCAATTGAAATTGATATTACAAGTGCTTCCGAAATCAAGAAAAGTAGCTATGAAGCTTTAGGCGTTCCTGAATTATGGATTTATGATGGACGATCGCTACAAATATACTTACTGCAAAATCACCAGTATGTTGCAACGAACCAAAGTCAGATTTTTCCTAACCTACCAATTATAGAAGTCATTCCCCAATACGTTGCCGAAAGTAAAATTCAGGGAAGAAACGCCGCCGTTAAGGCTTTTCGCGTCTGGGTGCAACAGTTGTGA
- the gatA gene encoding Asp-tRNA(Asn)/Glu-tRNA(Gln) amidotransferase subunit GatA codes for MASIRELHQQLVSKERSAVEITQEALQRIATLEPKLHSFLSVTADTALAQAQAVDAKIAAGEEIGLLAGIPIGIKDNMCTKGIRTTCASKILENFVPPYESTVTQKLADAGTVMVGKTNLDEFAMGSSTENSAFQVTANPWDLERVPGGSSGGSAAAVAAQECVVALGSDTGGSIRQPASFCGVVGMKPTYGLVSRYGLVAFASSLDQIGPFGRTVEDAAILLGAIAGYDPKDSTSLKVEVPDYTQLLKPDIKNLRIGIIKETFGEGLDPAVEQAVTKAIEQLKDLGAEVQEISCPRFRYGLPTYYIIAPSEASANLARYDGVKYGFRTPDAENLLSMYNRTRAAGFGTEVKRRIMVGTYTLSAGYYDAYYLKAQKVRTLIKQDFENAFANVDVLVCPTVPTTAFKAGEKTDDPLSMYLTDLMTITVNLAGLPGMSIPCGFDDKGLPIGLQLIGDVLREDLLFQVAYAYEQATEWHKKTPKLT; via the coding sequence CCGAAATTACATAGTTTCTTATCGGTGACAGCAGATACAGCGCTAGCACAGGCGCAAGCAGTGGATGCCAAAATCGCTGCGGGAGAGGAAATAGGGCTACTCGCAGGAATTCCGATTGGCATCAAAGACAATATGTGTACCAAGGGAATTCGGACAACGTGTGCTTCTAAAATTTTGGAGAACTTTGTACCACCGTACGAATCAACCGTGACGCAAAAGCTAGCCGATGCAGGTACTGTCATGGTGGGCAAAACGAATTTAGATGAATTCGCAATGGGAAGTTCTACAGAAAATTCAGCATTTCAAGTCACTGCCAATCCTTGGGATTTAGAACGAGTCCCTGGTGGTTCTTCTGGTGGTTCGGCGGCGGCGGTAGCAGCGCAAGAATGTGTTGTCGCCCTAGGTTCTGATACTGGCGGTTCGATTCGTCAACCTGCGTCGTTTTGTGGCGTTGTTGGCATGAAACCGACTTACGGGTTAGTTTCGCGTTACGGTTTAGTCGCGTTTGCTTCATCGTTGGATCAAATTGGACCATTTGGGCGTACCGTAGAAGATGCCGCAATTTTACTGGGTGCGATCGCTGGATACGATCCCAAAGATTCGACGAGTCTTAAAGTTGAAGTCCCAGACTATACGCAATTGCTCAAACCCGACATTAAGAACCTCCGCATTGGCATTATCAAAGAAACGTTTGGTGAGGGCTTAGATCCTGCTGTCGAACAAGCTGTCACCAAAGCGATTGAACAACTAAAGGATTTAGGCGCAGAAGTTCAAGAAATTTCCTGTCCTCGTTTTCGCTACGGGCTACCAACGTATTACATCATTGCGCCTTCGGAAGCTTCGGCAAACTTAGCGCGTTACGACGGTGTGAAATACGGCTTCCGCACGCCAGATGCCGAAAATCTCCTGTCGATGTATAACCGGACTCGTGCTGCTGGTTTTGGAACCGAAGTCAAACGACGGATTATGGTAGGAACTTACACGCTGTCGGCGGGTTACTACGATGCGTATTATTTAAAGGCGCAAAAAGTCCGCACGCTGATTAAGCAAGACTTTGAAAACGCGTTTGCCAATGTTGATGTTTTGGTATGTCCGACTGTACCAACAACCGCATTTAAGGCGGGAGAAAAGACGGACGATCCCCTGAGTATGTATTTAACTGACTTGATGACAATCACCGTCAATCTGGCTGGTTTACCAGGAATGAGTATTCCTTGTGGTTTTGATGATAAAGGTTTACCGATCGGATTGCAGTTGATTGGCGACGTATTGCGCGAAGATTTGCTATTTCAAGTCGCGTATGCTTATGAACAGGCAACAGAATGGCATAAAAAGACTCCGAAGTTAACATAG
- a CDS encoding Type 1 glutamine amidotransferase-like domain-containing protein — MVSQWELDKILKEVWESGVILAGLSTGSICWFEQGVTDSLPGELTVLPCLGWLQRSNCPHYDGELERRPAYHRLLSAGKISDGYAADDGVALHFIENRLEPIFSSRPYAKAYRLQRMEDGIQETPLETVYLGAGLAKN, encoded by the coding sequence GTGGTTTCTCAATGGGAACTTGACAAAATCCTCAAAGAAGTATGGGAAAGTGGTGTTATCCTTGCTGGCTTAAGTACAGGTTCGATTTGCTGGTTTGAGCAAGGAGTTACTGATTCGCTTCCTGGAGAATTAACCGTGTTACCTTGTCTTGGCTGGCTTCAGCGTAGCAATTGCCCGCATTATGATGGAGAATTAGAAAGAAGACCTGCTTACCATCGTTTACTATCAGCAGGAAAAATTAGTGATGGATATGCCGCAGATGATGGCGTGGCGCTGCATTTTATTGAAAATAGACTAGAGCCGATTTTTAGTTCTCGTCCTTATGCAAAAGCTTATCGATTGCAAAGGATGGAAGATGGAATTCAAGAAACTCCTTTAGAAACAGTATACTTGGGTGCTGGATTAGCCAAAAATTAG